From Triticum urartu cultivar G1812 chromosome 2, Tu2.1, whole genome shotgun sequence, a single genomic window includes:
- the LOC125538477 gene encoding cytosolic invertase 1-like, whose amino-acid sequence MEAAGAGAATPSHAPMVDTDDFDLSRLLNHRPRINVERQRSFDDRSLGDLYLSAMDGRGAGGYMDSYESMYSPGGGLRSLTGTPASSTRLSFEPHPLVGDAWDALRRSLVCFRGQPLGTIAAVDSSSGEVLNYDQVFVRDFVPSALAFLMNGEPEIVKNFLLKTLLLQGWEKRIDRFKLGEGAMPASFKVLKDPKRGVDTLAADFGESAIGRVAPADSGFWWIILLRAYTKSTGDHTLAETPECQKGIRLIMNQCLAEGFDTFPTLLCADGCCMIDRRMGVYGYPIEIQALFFMSLRCALLLLKPEAEGNKDIMERIVTRLHALSYHMRTYFWLDFHQLNDIYRFKTEEYSHTAVNKFNVIPESIPDWLFDFMPSRGGYFVGNVSPARMDFRWFALGNCVAILASLATPEQAGAIMDLIEERWEDLIGEMPLKICYPAIEGHEWQNVTGCDPKNTRWSYHNGGSWPVLIWLLTAACIKTGRLKIARRAIDLAEARLARDSWPEYYDGKLGRYVGKQARKHQTWSIAGYLVAKMMLEDPSHLGMISLEEDKAMNPVLKRSASWTV is encoded by the exons ATGGAGGCGGCGGGGGCCGGAGCGGCGACGCCGTCGCACGCGCCCATGGTGGACACGGACGACTTCGACCTGTCGCGGCTGCTGAACCACCGCCCGCGGATCAACGTGGAGCGGCAGCGGTCCTTCGACGATCGCTCGCTCGGCGACCTCTACCTCTCCGCCATGGACGGCCGCGGCGCTGGCGGGTATATGGACAGCTACGAGAGCATGTACTCCCCGGGTGGCGGGCTCCGTTCGCTCACCGGCACCCCCGCCTCCTCCACGCGGCTCTCCTTCGAGCCCCACCCGCTGGTCGGCGATGCCTGGGACGCCCTCAGGCGCTCGCTTGTCTGCTTCCGGGGCCAGCCCCTCGGCACCATCGCCGCCGTCGACAGCTCCTCCGGCGAAGTCCTCAACTACGACCAG GTGTTCGTGAGGGATTTCGTGCCGAGCGCGCTGGCGTTCCTGATGAACGGGGAGCCTGAGATCGTGAAGAACTTCCTGCTCAAGACGCTGCTGCTGCAGGGGTGGGAGAAGAGGATCGACCGGTTCAAGCTGGGCGAGGGCGCCATGCCGGCGAGTTTCAAGGTGCTCAAGGACCCGAAGCGCGGGGTGGACACCCTGGCAGCGGACTTCGGCGAGAGCGCCATCGGCCGCGTGGCGCCGGCCGACTCCGGGTTCTGGTGGATCATCCTGCTCCGCGCCTACACCAAGTCCACCGGCGACCACACGCTGGCCGAGACGCCCGAGTGCCAGAAGGGCATCCGCCTCATCATGAACCAGTGCCTCGCCGAGGgcttcgacaccttccccacccTCCTCTGCGCCGACGGCTGCTGCATGATCGATCGCCGGATG GGCGTGTACGGGTACCCGATCGAGATCCAAGCCCTGTTCTTCATGTCGCTGCGGTGCGCGCTGCTGCTGCTGAAGCCGGAGGCGGAGGGGAACAAGGACATCATGGAGCGGATCGTGACGCGGCTGCACGCGCTGAGCTACCACATGCGGACCTACTTCTGGCTCGACTTCCACCAGCTCAACGACATCTACCGCTTCAAGACGGAGGAGTACTCCCACACGGCCGTCAACAAGTTCAACGTCATCCCGGAGTCCATCCCGGACTGGCTCTTCGACTTCATGCCCTCTCGCGGCGGCTACTTCGTCGGCAACGTCAGCCCCGCCAGGATGGACTTCCGCTGGTTCGCGCTGGGGAACTGCGTCGCCATCCTCGCCTCGCTCGCCACGCCCGAGCAGGCCGGCGCCATCATGGACCTCATTGAGGAGCGGTGGGAGGACCTCATCGGCGAGATGCCGCTCAAGATCTGCTACCCCGCCATCGAGGGCCACGAGTGGCAGAACGTCACCGGCTGTGACCCCAAGAACACCAGGTGGAGCTACCACAACGGAGGCTCCTGGCCTG TGCTGATCTGGCTCCTGACGGCGGCCTGCATCAAGACCGGGCGGCTCAAGATCGCGAGGCGAGCGATCGATCTGGCGGAGGCGAGGCTGGCGAGGGACAGCTGGCCGGAGTACTACGACGGCAAGCTCGGCCGGTACGTCGGGAAGCAGGCGAGGAAGCACCAGACGTGGTCCATCGCGGGGTACCTGGTGGCCAAGATGATGCTGGAGGACCCGTCCCACCTGGGCATGATCTCCCTCGAGGAGGACAAGGCCATGAACCCTGTGCTCAAGAGGTCTGCCTCATGGACTGTGTGA